The stretch of DNA CGAAATACAAGGCTTGTCCATCAGGAGAAAGTGCTGGATGGCCTACTGAGTAGTCATCACTATTGAAGGGAATCGATTTAATTTCGCCCCATTTATCTCCTTCTGATTTTGACTCATAAATTTGAAGATTGACCGTTTTGAGTTTTTCTTCTGTATCATAGCCTATCTTGCCTTTGAAGTAATTGTTTCGTGTGAAATACATGGTTTCGAAGTCTTTGGAAAAACTTACTGTTCCTTCGTGCATCCAAGTATTTACTTTGCCTTTGAAGCTTTCGGGCGTACCAAGTTCTGAAGGATTTTCATCACTTTCGTTTTCGGAGTAAAAAAGGTCTAAGAAAGGGGCATTTCGCCAATTATACGTGCGTTGTGCGTGTTTTTCGCTTTGTTCAGAAGCATATACAATCCCTTCTTTGTAGAAAGCGGGACCAAAATCTGCCAAACTGGAGTTGATGTTATTGGCGAGGCTGACCTCATAAATGCCTGGATCGGTCAGAAAATAAGTAGATTCTTCGCAAGCTTCTACTTGTCTTAGTCCTCTTGTATCGGCAGGCACCAATTGTGCATACTCCAAAAAGAATTCTTTGGCTTCTTCAAATTTACCGTTGGCTTTCAAAGCCATTGCATAATAGTACTTGTGAATAGGCTCGCTTTCTGCAAGTTCTACCACCTGCTCATACCAGTATTCTGCCTCAACTGGCATGTTCATGTATCGGTAAGTATCCGCTAATTTTATTTTTGCTTCTGCAATATCATCTTTTGCCAATACACGCTTGTACTCTTCAGCAGCTTCTGGAAAGGAGAATCTATCAAATAAGCTATTGGCTTTTTTCACTCTCGGATCTTGAGTCTGTGCATCAGCCTCACTTAATTGTAGGACACAAGCAATAAACAAAAAAAGTATGACGATAAGTCGGTTATGTTTCATCGGAAAGGGGTTTAACAAATTCAATAATAGTACACAGTTGCAAATCAGGGTTTGACTAGTGTTTTTACAAAAACAATACCAAAGTAAAACTTGATACTTGGAATTGCCACTTTTCAAATTTATATAAGTTCAATTGTAGTATAGTTATGAGTGGATATTTGAACAGGTATAGTATTTGGGTTCGAAAGATGTATAGATTGTGAGTGGTTGGGGGTTTAAATAATTGGCTTCAATTTGATTAGAACTGATTGCTACCAATAGGTTATACCTGTTAATACGTAGAATAGGGCTTGTAAAAATACAGAATAATGTCATAAAATTCAAATCTATGTCATTTATTTGTCATTTTTTCAACTTAAAATAAATAGGTTTCAAATTCTGACCTTTTTCATATATTAATAATAAAAACAATGACTACAATCTTTGCACCGTTTTTAACTTGCTTAACCAAGCTTTTAAGGTGCTTTTGAAAACAAACAACATAGTCAATGAAGTGAATATAAATTGCATAATACTTGCCTGAGTGTAATTCATATAAGTCTGCTGTGCTGAAAAGAAGCCTATCACCAAAATGGTAGTAGTTGCGATGAAGGGGAGATATATTCTAGGAGATTTCAAAGGAAATAAATAACTCGGGTAAAATACACACAATAGAATGAACACAAGAATACGGGTCACAAGAGAAGCAATCACTGCGCCCCAAATTTGAAGGAGAGGAATAAGCCAAAGATTGAGTACAACGATTAATAACGTTGAGGCAACTTGAATTTGAAAGGTTGTTTTGGTGTTTTTATAATAATAAAACTGTTGATAAGCAAGATAGCTAATAGCGGAAAAGAGATATCCTATCGAATAGATAAAAATGTATACTTGGATGGCCAAATAATCCTTCTTTGTAATGACCCAATGAATATGTCCCACCAAAAGGACAATACCCGATACGGCAAATACGGTAAGTAAAAAGTAAAACTCATAGAGTTGTTGAATTTCTTTCCGTTGTGTAGTTTTTTCTTTTTCTAATGCTTCATAAAAAAATGGTAGTATAGCTGCTCTTACTGCAAAGTAAGCCAATTCTATTGCACCAGCCAAAACATTCAATAAACTATAAATACCGACCAAACTCAAGGTACAAAACCGTTCTATGATAAATTTGTCTCCAAAAGAATAGAACCAATCTAGTAGGGTTTGAGGAAGAAAATACTTGACAAACTGAAAAGGACGTACAAAATATTTCCAGTCAATACGCCAAGTCAAATATTCTCGATTCAAATGCAATACTGCAATCGCTATGACCCAACTGCCAATACTTTTGCCTGCTAATACTCCAACTACGCCCCAACCTGCCAATACAAACAAGACCTGTAAGCCTGTACTTAGAAAAATGCTGCTGAGTTGTAGTACTGCATAAAAACGCAATTGTTTTTTATTGCGGAGATAGGCCATGTAAGGAGCATGAAAATTATACGCTACGCCTTGAAGTGTGGCTAAATAACCATACGGATAAAAAGTAAGTGCATCATCTTT from Chitinophagales bacterium encodes:
- a CDS encoding oligosaccharide flippase family protein; this translates as MQQKLISSTILYSFLFFLQPFVSLVLLQPFYLNYFPSEEYGILSLMGNYSTLIGMICALSITSAFFTFYYNYHHNYERLRRFLGQMLTLTLYLSIFSTAIIFLFGESLFRIGFKDDALTFYPYGYLATLQGVAYNFHAPYMAYLRNKKQLRFYAVLQLSSIFLSTGLQVLFVLAGWGVVGVLAGKSIGSWVIAIAVLHLNREYLTWRIDWKYFVRPFQFVKYFLPQTLLDWFYSFGDKFIIERFCTLSLVGIYSLLNVLAGAIELAYFAVRAAILPFFYEALEKEKTTQRKEIQQLYEFYFLLTVFAVSGIVLLVGHIHWVITKKDYLAIQVYIFIYSIGYLFSAISYLAYQQFYYYKNTKTTFQIQVASTLLIVVLNLWLIPLLQIWGAVIASLVTRILVFILLCVFYPSYLFPLKSPRIYLPFIATTTILVIGFFSAQQTYMNYTQASIMQFIFTSLTMLFVFKSTLKAWLSKLKTVQRL